A window of Zalophus californianus isolate mZalCal1 chromosome 17, mZalCal1.pri.v2, whole genome shotgun sequence genomic DNA:
TAACAGACAAGAGAGGGTCATAAAACTGAACCTGTGAAACAAAAATAGACCTTTCGGGACTTCTCATACACACACAGCAGGGGTGCCAAAATCGctttcattttttcatgtttccaaTTGTGTAGGGCTTCCTGCACATGCTCGTGTGCCTGAACAGGCACAGGGGAGCGGGCATCCTTCTAGGCACTGTGTGTCCAGGGTTGAAGGAGGAGGCACTGTGAGGCTTTCAACTCTCCGGGCCCCCATCTTTCTGTCAAACAGCTTCACCTTGATACCAGCTCTCCATTTCCATAATTAATTTCAGGGACCTAAGACAGCACACATTTGGTTCTGTAGGCTTCTCTAACTGCTGTGGTTTAAAAGGGCTTTATGCTTTGAGGTTTCCTCATTCGGAAATCAAATAatgtaaatctaaaaaaaaaaaaaatacacaagtgcCTTCTGGCTACCAATGACAGTGAgtagcaataataaaaaataataatagtgaaaataTGCAACCGCGTTAATGCCAGGGACCTAGGGATGCAGGAGACAGAAATGAAATTAGAGGGGAAATCATGATATTGCTGGAGTACTGCTCTCACACTAAGACCAGGGGGATTGGGATAAGGTAAAGTTAATTGCATTTCCAGATGACAAACCTCTCACCTCTGAACTGAATGGCTCTTTATAAAAGCTATCAGTAATAAACTGTAAATCTCAGCCATGATTGCAAATAAAGGTCATCCCTTTCATGCTGCCACTTTCCTGGGCCTTATTACATTCCCGCCTGAACCGCTCTCACTTCTTAAGGTGCGCCAGCTGTCCATATAAGCAATCAGCAGGGCttgctttcttgatttttttaaagcatgacaTTATCGGATTTACATCCTTGCACATTGTGCAATTGCACTGGGCCAATCCCCTTCTCCTGGAAAGGAAGACCACATCCGGGGGCAGGATTACTCTTCATCTTTTCCCATGAATGTAAAGGAGGTCCTGCACTGCCAGGATTTGTAAGAAGCCACGCATCCCATCTAACGTATCCGTTTTAATTGCTATAGTCCTCCCacacctttccttcctctgtgtgGGTGGCGGTTGATCCCTGTCCCTCACTGCTCCCTGGATCAACGCGCCTCCCTTAGGAAGAGgagttaaatttaatttaatgcaaCTAAGGGAATATTCATTCACACCCACTGTTGATGACATTGTCCCCAAATCCTTTTTTTCTCCGTGCCTGTCTCCAATTCTATCAACAGTACCGAGGgaaaatatttagtgagcacctgctatatgccaggAGAGGGCTAAGCAGGCGACATTACCTCAGCTAATCCTCTCACCTGCCATGGCAGGTCCCATTTCATCTCcactttgcagataagaaaactgaggctcagggaggttactGCCTCAGCTTTCCCACAGTGCAAGTGACAGAAATGGGACTGTGTTTTTCTTTAGCCGAAAGACACCTAACGCATCCAGGAAAAGACTGAGAAAGGTTAAATGATACAAAATGGCAAAGCCAAGTGGTGAATGCAAAAGTGACTTCAGGAGCTCTCTGCCAGGAAAGAGAGCAGATGCTGAAAGAAAGCTCTGCTGGGGAAGAGGAATCCGTGCCCCACACGCTCCTACACAACTCTGTTCTAGGAGATACTGCACTTACCACTGCCCCAAACGCCGAAGGGAGGGAAGCATTAGCCTTCAACTCAAAATCAAACAGTTCCAATTcggattctgttttgttttgttttgtttttttatggaaaTTGCAGGTTTactgttatttccagttttgagtGTACATTTGACAATTTTTGTATACTGTGCAGtctttttcatagatttttctcctctcactttttgttgttgtctgctccagtatttttatttttattttgctctagTACTTAAAGGAAATTGTTGACATCATGTTATTTAAATCATTAATACTTCAGTATATATCTAtcactgataattttttaaaatatagccatGATGCAATTATTAACAGTTATTCTATATCAGTTGATACCAGTTCATATTAAAATTTCCTTAATTGCATTAATCCATTTGTCCCCTTAGCCGTTCATTCGTTCAATCACCACGTGACAGGCAAGATAATCGCTGAGATTTCAGCTTCTCTGTTAATTTACCTTCCCTTGTCtacaaaaattatgtgaaatgaaTGGTGAAAATACTTTGCAAAATATTAAGTATTCTTCAAGGGCACATTTCAAATCACAATAATCCCCTAAATAGTAGCAGTAACGTATGTTCtcctgtcttgtttttttttggttcccAAGTTTTATTTAAGAACTCATACAAAATATTCCAGATAAATGCGTTTTaatcctcatcttcctcctcttcctcgtcTTGGTTAATCTGGAAGTAACGCAACTCGTAACTCTCTTTGCTGTTAGCAACTACGTGCAACCAGTCGCGGAGATtattcttcttcaaatattttttggtgAGATATTTCAAATACCTTTTGGAAAAAGGCACCTCAGAAGTTACAGTAATCTTGCTTTTGCTCCTTTCAATTGTTACAACCCCTCCACCGAGATTCCCAGCTTTTCCATTCACTTTGATTCTCTCTTGAAGAAACTGCTCAAAATTGGCAGCATCCATGATTCCATCTTCTACAGGGTGGGTGCAGTCAAGGGTAAACTTCAgaacttgcttcttttttttgccCCCCTTCGCCACAAGCTTTTTCACGGGCGCCATGGCGGCAGCGGAGGCAGAAAAGTGTTCTCCTGTTTTAAGTGGGGTTGTAACTATTCTCAAAAATCAAATAGGgaaaatcttaatatataaaaacaaccaCAGATGCATTCGCTTATGACCTACTTAGAGCTTCAATCATTTCCCTGTGTACCTTTGCACCATACTTAATGTCAAAAGATTTACAAAGACCCACAACACCTTATCTTTGACTTCCAAGAGCTTAAGTTTCATCtaactaatgaaaataaaatggtgaagtGCCAATGCAAGATTTAATCAATGGTTCAAAATAACACTAAGAAACCATGTCAGTACAAAAAGTAATGACCAACAACTTGTACCTGAGCTCAAGGAAAGTCAAGGTCACTTCATACTGAGAAGTTCATGGGAGGGAGATCCTCTGGATCTTGAATAGGTATAGAATCTTGATTAGCGAAAGGAGGACATTCTCATATCAACTAATTTAAATGCAATGTAGTTGGTAAGAAAATCTCCGAAggagagatttttcttcttttgtggaaTATTAATCATACTTTCTAAATGGAAAATTCACAGGTgagtgaaaaatgaacaaagctaCTAGCAAAACAAAACTCTGGGGAGATAAGCTAGACCTTAGTGTTTTCTCTGGACGTCATGGAACTCACCTTGTCTGGGCCACAGGAGAGGGGTCTAGCAGGAATCACCAGGAGATGGCTAACAGAGTAGAATGCAGTAACCTGTGTCTCCCACTTTGAAGACAGAAACTGGCATCTAACTGGAGCATTCCGGAGTCTCCCAACATTTGCAAAACTTATCTTGGGAATTCACTTTTTGCTTTACTGCCTGAGCTCAAAGTCATCCATTCAAAGACCACCAGCGTAAAATCAGTGAGTCCACGAAGGCCATTTGGAATGACACACAATTCAAGTATAATGGTTGTCcagaagttaatttttaagtgaatgatGTGTATAATTCATGTGAAAAGATGGTACcaatgaacaaagagaaagaggaaagggaggaagaagaggaaaaggcaggAGTGTTTCATTCTGGGATGTGACTGAGAAGAAAATCCAAAGAATGAGAATGACTTTACTGGGTCCTAAAATCCTACACActgttcattccttcattctctcATTTACTCTGCCAAGAGTGCCATAGGGAAGATGACAAAACTTAGGTCctataaagataaataaggcCCTGGTCTGTGAGGACCTTACACCGAACACAGATAGAAATCTAAGGCACAGAAACGCGGTCAACAGTGAAAGCAGAATGGGAGCTATATTCTTATCGGATAGCAACAAAGGTCACCTCGATGAAACAACAGCCCCCAGACTTCctaaaattttcttctctctcctcacccAACCTAGACCTCCAAGTCATGACTGGAGCCAACAAGGCTCATGTCAGGTAAATTCTGGTGTCACTCAACCTCCTCTGTGAATTGCTTTCAAGGGTAAATAGCTTCCTATTTTAAAAGTGGATATATATGCAGACTGCCTCTCATCAAAGTGCAACCTAACAGCTAGGTGTTTAATACTATTCAAAGGCTACTTTTTTCCATACCTACTTGCTATTTACAAGGAAGTCCCCTGGTACACATGAAAGATAATATCAGTTACTCAATAACAGTAATGAAGAAAAGGTGTATAAAAGCAATAGCTTTCACTTCATCCATATTAAAAGCTTTACCAGTGATTAGGAACAAAACATAAAGGGATAACTGGTTTGGGAAGATGAGGAGATTAACAtcatttggggtctttgtgggAGGCAAGGTGATGGCACCTTAGAGAAAACGTTTGCTGACTTCATCTATAGATTATAACCAGAGTCATAAAAACTTAGGGCCAGAAGTAACCATCACTAACTGGATCTTCTATTCAATACATGAGGGAACCTGGCCACAGAGTTAAGAAAAGCTCAGACTGGAGCCTTGGCAGGGCCCCACTGGCCAGCGCAAGGTCTCGGTCACTACAGAAACCAGGAATCGTGCTGGGGTCAGGAATCATGCTTCAGGTGCACAGTGGGCAGCCGGCTCAGGGGAAAGGCAGCCCCACACACTACAACTCCTGTCTCCAATTTTCAAATCTGAATCTTGACACTTACGTAAAGGCAAAGCCTGAGCCTTTATTTTGTTGTGTAGGTGAAACCAAGGACTGATACAATAGATAGCAACCTAATAACACAGTGCATTCTAACACTGTTGAAGTCACAGACCCCTCTGAGAATCTGCTAAAAGTAtggactctatcccaggaacATGTGTAAACATGTAAGATTTTTCAGGCAACGTTAAAGGGCTCAATTATTCCCTGAAGCTCACTAATGAGTAGCAATGTAAAGACCATGACTTAGGGCATGACTAGAGGTAAACATTCAAACctacttctttccttctggtGGCAGATATTAATCTGCTGTCCTCCTTCCTTGAGAATGGGAATCGCCCTGAGTGAAGCCAAAGCTTTAGCGGCCCCCCGCGTCTCTGTGGCTCCTCCACATCTCCCAGCTCTCCTGCAACTAGAGTCAAATGGCTAGGTGTAGCTACTGGTCTTTCAGCAGGAGTGATATGTACATCTGTGAGGCAGAAGCATTAGCAACTGGCATGTGACACTCTGGTTCCCTCCTCAGCCACAAAGGAGGCTCTGTGTTTCAAGTTCTAGGTGGACTGCTTCGAGATGATGACCTAAGAGCCTAGGTTCCTGAATTAGTGTGTGGAACACATCCCCATCCACCACTAAACTGAGTTAAATTTGCTAAATATGCACTGTAAATTAGGAATAAATCTTTGTCATGTTAAGCCTCTGgaaagtgagggcgcctgggtggctcagttggttaagcgactgccttcggctcaggtcatgatcccggagtcccgggatcgagtcccacatcgggctccctgctcggcagggagtctgcttctccctctgaccctcttccctctcgtgctctctgtctctcattctctctctctctctcaaataaataaataaaatcttaaaaaaaaaaaaagcctctggaAAGTGAGAGTTAATCTGTTACAACAACATAACATGTTCTGAAATacagagggtaaaaaaaaaaaaaaaaaaacaccttagaaTACATACATCTAGAGGACTACCCTCTTTCCCAACTTTAAATGCCGAGGCAGCATGAAAATTCTAGTTGCCAGAGGGGGGCACTGACATGGAGGCTGTGATGAGTCGCCCCGTCCCTTCCATCTGTCTGAGATGCTCACTTCTGCAGCTGCCAGGAGAGTTAGCTGCTGAAAGCTCACAACTGCATCTCTGGCCAAAGAGCCACCACCTCAGACACAGCTCACATTCTATGACTGTTTATGTGGGCATACAAAGGCCCACCCCCTCCCTGACTTGAGACAACTCAGATCCCACGGCCTTCACATAGGATCAACGAAGGCCTCTGTGGTCACAACATCACTCTTCGATTCCTTCCTTTGCCccatcctgcttcctccccaAGACCCTTAACAGTGTTGTTCTCATATATACTTCCCCCAAATCCACTCAACAAAAATCCCCTTCTTAGATTAGGATAACTCAACCTAAGATGGCCACTTAGGGAAGGCAAAAATGGAGGTTGAGGGTAGGCAACAgtaaaaattctttgttttattaaccTGAAGGAAATCCAGTGGGCAAGAAGTATGTGGCTTATGTCTTCAAGAACAGTTTCATGTTTTATTCTAGAGGACTgatgatttattcatttagatcCACAAACTGTCAATTGTTAATCAACTGTAAACCAGTCAACAGTATTTAttgcatataataataataatcgcTAACATTTATGTGCCAGTTGTAATTTAAAGACTTCAcatatatgaactcatttaatctttgcaacaatCCAATAAAGTAATTaccattattatcccattttccAGACAAGGAAAGTTAGTAAAGTTAGATAATCTTCTCAAGGTCATGGAGCTAGTAAGAAGTACAGCTATAAATAGGGCCGTCCCAGGTCCTACATTCCACTGTATCCTGGAGCTCAGCTACTCAGCTAGCAGCATCCCCACCAGGTCATTGCT
This region includes:
- the LOC113936157 gene encoding 60S ribosomal protein L22-like, giving the protein MAPVKKLVAKGGKKKKQVLKFTLDCTHPVEDGIMDAANFEQFLQERIKVNGKAGNLGGGVVTIERSKSKITVTSEVPFSKRYLKYLTKKYLKKNNLRDWLHVVANSKESYELRYFQINQDEEEEEDED